One Dictyostelium discoideum AX4 chromosome 3 chromosome, whole genome shotgun sequence genomic region harbors:
- the lmcA gene encoding hypothetical protein, with protein MSSINPSLYNDNGEYCSKVIVTKAIKIRDLDQIPQTILALAATNNGANYDYASPNYITNARKRFKARLNRNPIWYPKMGDTAAIFFARSDQAGWDIRAEVDEAILYTQKQYPHIDINYAVLTPVNTHDLVDMNLIAQLFAEDDAAAAAAANQPNQPNQGQ; from the coding sequence ATGTCGTCAATCAACCCAAGTTTATATAATGACAATGGTGAGTATTGTTCAAAAGTAATTGTCACAAAAGCAATAAAAATTAGAGATTTAGATCAAATACCACAAACTATACTTGCCTTGGCTGCTACCAATAACGGTGCCAATTATGATTACGCCTCACCTAATTACATAACAAATGCcagaaaaagatttaaagcAAGACTCAATAGAAACCCAATATGGTACCCAAAAATGGGTGACACCGCTGCTATTTTTTTCGCAAGATCTGATCAAGCAGGTTGGGATATCAGAGCTGAAGTTGACGAGGCCATATTATATACACAAAAACAATATCCCCATATTGATATTAACTATGCAGTTTTAACACCAGTTAATACTCACGATTTAGTTGACATGAATCTCATCGCCCAGTTATTCGCTGAGGATGAtgcagcagcagcagcagcagcaaaCCAACCAAACCAACCAAATCAAggacaataa